Within Scyliorhinus torazame isolate Kashiwa2021f chromosome 9, sScyTor2.1, whole genome shotgun sequence, the genomic segment cagtgccctcttcacccagttgaaggcagcccacttcctcgccagctccaccgtaaagtcctggtatacacgtataccagctccagcccactgcaccacccgcttctgcttggcccagctcaggaccttctccttcacacagtacctacggaagcagagtcactgccattggcggctcactcgcctttggtacaggcctccacgaccgatgagcccgatccagttcatatcgggagggatcctccccccccccccaatagtttgGCCAGCaaagcggcaaaatactcagttggcttcggtccttcaactccttcgggcagccccacaatcctcaaattctgttgtctggatctgttttccaggtcttccatttttcctcacagatccttgttaatgtccatcatcttccacatctccttccccatcgaggcaagttgatcaccgtgctgcaataacgtctcctccacttccttcagcgcctccccttgctctcgcacctccgccactgccgtCATCACCGGTGAAATCGCCTCCTCCGCCAGCgctctcaaaacctccctcatctccttcctcattgtctccatgtattttgtaaactgccattcgaattccacagccatcaccttagttatttcttcagccgtaagcaatgcggcctcccctggtgctccagcctccattttctttactgaccccgcggtgacctttccactccccgacggactttcagctgcttttttgctggtcttcgacattcccctcctctgtgctgtctcccaacttttactgccttcgctggccctaggaccgggcgttaacccccgacaatgccattcccgaacgggagccctccaacgcacggctgcctcccgcccgccgtcaccggaagtcaagggaaatcatgtttaaccaatttattgtaaAGGTCTTTGAAGGAGTAAGGTGTGCTAGGGAAAAAGAGGAGTCTGCAGGCATACTGTACTTggattccagaaggcatttaataatgTGCTACATCCAAGATTATTGcggaaaataagagctcatggtgtcagtggtaacatattagcatgggtaGAAGATCGGCTGgctgcagaaaacagagagtatgcaAAAATTGATGTTTTTCTGATTGGCAGTAAATAATGAGTGAAGTACCGCAGGGGTCCCCGATGTGGCTGCTTTTCACAATTTGTATCAATGACCTAGTGTGAAGGCATGGTagcaaaattaaaaataaataaatttagagtatccaattcattttttccaattaagggccaatttagtgtggccaatccacctagcgtgcacaccttttgggttgcgggggcgaaacgcacgcaaacacagggggaatgtgcaaactccacacggacagtgacccagagccgggattgacccGGGCTGCcctatggtagctaaatttgaagatgacagaaAGATAAGCAGGAAAAATGTAATGAAGAGGACAAAGGAGGTCACAGATGGCTATAAATAGGTTGAGTGAGCGGGCAGAAATCTGGCAGCTGTGGGAAATGAAGTTATTCACATTGGCAGGAATaaagtattacttaaatggagaacaacATCAGAATTCAGAGGGCTCTAGGTATTGCATTCACAAATCACAGAtgcaacaagtaattaagaaggctaatggaatgctatcctttatgatgaaatgatgtggagatgccggcattggactggggtgagcacagtaagaagtcttacaacaccaggttaaagtccaacaggtttgtttcaaatcactaactttcggagcactgccctttcacctgaggaaggagcagtgctacaaaagctagtgatttgaaacaaacctattggatcttaacctggtgttgtaagacttcttactttattatGAAAGGAATTGAACATGAAAATAAGAATGCTATGATTCAGctttacagggcattggtgagaccacatctcaaatATTGCGTGTAGATTTGGTCTCTATTTTTAACAAAGGATATAAAtgcttagaggcagttcagagaaagcTTACTGGATTAATTtcaagaatgagtgggttgtcttatggggctaggttggaaaggctgggcttgtttccactagagtttagaagagtgaggggtgacttgcaaAGTAcacaagatcctgaatggtcttcacaaggtggatgtggaaaggatgtttcctcgtgGGTCCAAAACTAGATGGCACTGTTTTAAAGTTAaggggtcacccttttaggacagagatgagaattaATTTCTGAGGATTGTGCCCCATTGAATAGTTTTAGGCAGGATATAGGTAGATTCCCAGGGTTATTGGGAGCAGATGGGGATGTACAATTAGAAAAACAAAccaattagccatgatcttattgaaaggcagaacagggccaaatggcccacttttGCTTCTATTTtgtacattcatctctctctctcttcctttatcttggtaagaagtcttacaacacaggttaatcacctgaggaaggagctgtgctccgaaagctagtgattcgaaacaaacctgttggactttaacctggtgttgtaaggcttcttactgtgcccaccccagtccaacgccggcatcgccacatcatcccTTTATCCTGGCAGTTTCTCCGGTCCCTCCCACGGGTTGATTTGCTGCACAGGCCGCTCCATGTGCGATCCCCACTCCCCAAGCGGATGGATGGGGACGGGGAGATCACTGCCCGGGCCCAGCCCTCACAGGTGTATACTGCCCACAAATGAAAGGCTATTGCAGCTTGGACATTCTGGGGCAGAGGCCGTCCTAGCGGCAATCCGGCCGTGATTCCCAGTGACCGTGAGCAGGAAGCCCTGACCTCAGGTTCCTAATTCCTAACCACCCCCCACCGTCGCCGTCTCCCCACACTCACTGGCCCGCAGGATGGCCACGTAGATGACGAAGTTGCGAACGGAGCGCAGCACATCCGCTCTCATCTTTTTCCGCAGCTCCTCTGGGTCCATCTTCGGCCCCAGCGCTTCCATCCTGAACATGGCAGCCCCCACACTCCAGTTGCTGACCCTTGACCCGACTCGATTGCCCTCACGTGGCCACTTTGCTCCAATTAGAGGCCTGTTCACGTTCGTCACTGACGCCACCTGTCGTCATCCAATAGAACCTCAGGCGTGGCCCCGCCCCCCGAGTCGGGCGAAAGGCCCCGCCCCCGGCCGGATGAAAGGTGCCGCCCCCCCGCGTCAGGCGAAAGGCCCCGCCCCCCGCGTCAGGCGAAAGGCCCCGCCCCCAGGCCATGTGAAAGGCTCCGCCCCCAGTCCAGGTGAAAGGCACCGCCCCCCGGCCCGGTGAAAGGCTCCACCCCCAGGCCAGGTGAAAGGCCCCGCCCCCGGACCAGGTGAAAGGCCCCACCCCCAGGCCAGGTCGGTTTGGTCAGAGTTTATTTATTCCCTTCAGAATCCGACCGAGGGTTTGTATTGAGTGCTGCTGGCTATCTGAAGTAAAAAGAGGAAATGCTGAGTAGATTTGGCAACGTCTGTGGAGAAGGGGACATTTTATGGAGTTGGCGAGAGCGAGAAATTTGGCACTTTAATGGGCACTTTCCCAAAGGTGGGTTCAAATTTAGAGATTGAATCAGTGGCATGGGTGCAGCAGATAGGGCCTCACACCATCTGGTGACGGGTGCCCACTGCGTACACATGGTGCAAATATGGCTGCTAACTCCTGAGAGAGGGCCATAACAGGCCTCCACCAGGGAGATCTCAGATCTGTCCCCTGCTGGTGATGTAATCAGGTTTACGCCCAGTGAGGGATGAATCGGACTATGATCACTTTGAATTAGTTTAAATGTGTTGAAATAGCATAATTCCGTATCTTCTGGGGATGTCATATGTTCCCCTGCTGGCAGAAATAACTAGTGCTCTCAAGCAGTCAAGATGAGCACACCAAGGGAGTGGAGGGCAGTGTATCTCCCGGGTGGCCAGGGTCATGACGGGGCAGTTCCTCGGTCAGGCCGGGCTCATAAGATGTATtatcagaattaggccatttagcccattgagtctactccgccattcgatcatgactgatctcatcaTAGCCTTAATTCCACCATCCtgtctgttctccataacccttcaacccattaccaattaaaaatctgtctaactcctccttaaatttactcattgtcccagcatccactgcactctggggtagcaaagtccatagattcacaaccctttgggagaagtagtttcttctCAACTCTGTTTTAATTTTGCTACCTCTATTCCTAAGgcttatgacctctcgttctagaatgccgggcataaggaagcatctgctccatgtctactttatccatactttttAATCATCTTGTTTTGATTTATCCCCATCTTAATTTGATCTCcccatattcttctaaactccagagagtacaggcctaaactgtaCAATCTCTCTCCATCCgataaacccctcatctctggaatcaacctagtgaacctcctctgaactgcctccaatgccactacatctttcctcaaataaggtgaccaaaactgtccaggcacctcatcttgggcttgatcttagccaaaaggccaagcagCGATAATAAAGACTGACATCCATCTCACCACCACACTGTTGTCTACAAAACTGAGGAGTCCCTCCGTACCCTTCATTCAGAAATGACTGCCAGACATGAAGCTGACAGTGCAATATGGCGTCTGGATGCACATGCCCCAAAAGCTGGATTTAAAGGTGACGTGCAACAATTTTCCTTGAACACCTTGGCACAAGGAAGGGCATAAGGAGATTGGCCGTTTGCAAGGAGGCATGGGACTCTCACCTTTACATCATGCTCCCTTTCCGCTGTTCCATTCAGGGTTACCATCCCTCCTGGCTTCCCGAATGAAAGATCAATCTTCTCTGCACTGATACTAGCAACCCAGGAGAAAAATAGACTTTTGTACTTGTGGTTTGCGCCCAAATGGAGGCACGGAACCAGCAAAGGTGAGTCAATGGTGAGGCCGGTATGTGGTTGGGAGCACGGAGGAGTGGAAGAGGGGTCTAAGGGAGAATGTGGGATGTGGTTGGGAGCATTGAGAAGGGCAGCCCAGACCGTCCTCGCAACCCCTGGAAACCACAGACCTGTGCAGCTCAGAGGGGGACTTCTCAAACATAACCAATGATGAGGCTCAcatctgtcacctgcaccctccaccagcgcagatatcaCACCTCGGTGTGATTAACTaacaggcaggcttctgggtcactcactggtgagcacctcacagctgatgatccCCAGCAGGTGGAGGCAACGATGTCCCAGGATTCCGGCACACGGAGGGATGACAGAGCCCCTGGCCAatgacaaagaacaacaaagaaatgtacagcacaggaacaggcccttcggccctccaagcccgtgccgaccatgctgcccgactaaactacaatcttctccacttcctgggtccgtatccctctattcccatcctattcatgtatttgtcaagatgccccttaaatgtcactatcgtccctgctaccaccacctcttccggtagcgagttccaggcacccacttccctctgtgtaaaaaacttgcctcgtacatctactctaaaccttgcccctctcaccttaaacctatgccccctagtaattgacccctctaccctggggaaaagcctcggactatccactctgtctatgcccctcataattttgtatacctctatcaggtcgcccctcaacctccttcgttccagtgagaacaaaccaagtttattcaaccgctcctcatagctaatgccctccataccaggcaacattctggtgccaTCCTCCTGAGTCTGGTCATCCCAGACCTAATGGAAATACAAAGGCAGAGCCGCAAGAATCAGGAAGGAATGACAGCATCTCTCCTcggactgcaaggctgactggaggagtccaaTTGCCACCTGACTGAGGAGATGCGCCGTAAATGCAACGCAAAgaagccaacactgcgagggtggtatCCACAGTAGAGACCTTGGTacaggatgtgcactccatggctcagctcatgacctcTATATCTGAGGGCATGACCTCTATGCCTCTACAGCTAAGGGCATGAGCCCCATGGTACAGGACTTCAACAATGTGGTGCATGCACTTTCGGTGGCGGCtacgaaggagtaggtcgcacatttggtggctccagctcgggtcggaactttggacctttccccccgattttttgttggatctgaagtggaaaattgtagttggatacaactgtgacgaggaatcctacatcagtgcatggagaagcggaccaggagtgctcgcaaaggaagaaataggcgaacggagaaggcttgggctgaggctgcaatgggagaaagcatggcggaggaccggagttCTGTCTTGGCGACCCAGCGGTCGAtggagcagtttaaaaaaaaaagagtatccaattcattttttccaattaaagggcaatttagcttggccaatccacctagcctgcacacctttgcgttgtgggggtgaaatccatgcaaacacgggaaaatgtgcaaactccacacggacagtgacccagagctgggatcgaacctgg encodes:
- the tomm5 gene encoding mitochondrial import receptor subunit TOM5 homolog — encoded protein: MFRMEALGPKMDPEELRKKMRADVLRSVRNFVIYVAILRATPFILMKLDSI